Proteins encoded together in one Salmo trutta chromosome 3, fSalTru1.1, whole genome shotgun sequence window:
- the LOC115172256 gene encoding N-alpha-acetyltransferase 15, NatA auxiliary subunit — translation MPSITLPPKENALFKRILRCYEHKQYRNGLKFCKQILSNPKFTEHGETLAMKGLTLNCLGKKEDAYELVRRGLRNDLKSHVCWHVYGLLQRSDKKYDEAIKCYRNALKWDKDNLQILRDLSLLQIQMRDLEGYRETRYQLLQLRPAQRASWIGYAVAYHLLEDFEMAAKIVEEFRKTQQTSPDKVDYEYSELLLYQNQVLREAGLFKEALEHLTTYEKQICDKLAVEETRGELLLQLDRSEEATEVYRQLQERNPENWAYYQGLEKALKPVSIEERQKLYEEAWVKYPKGLVPRRLPLTFLTGEKFRECLDCYLRTNFSKGCPPVFTTLKSLYHDKEKVSIVEELVVGYETCLKSCRMFNQNDGGKEEPPTTLLWVQYFLAQHFDHVGQQTLALDYINTAIESTPTLIELFLIKAKIYKHAGNIKEAARWMDEAQALDTADRFINSKCAKYMLKAGLVKEAEEMCSKFTREGASAVENLNEMQCMWYQTECALAYKSMNKFGDALKKCHEIERHFVEITDDQFDFHTYCMRKMTLRSYVDLLKLEDVLRMHPFYYKAARTAIQIYLGLHDNPLTDDNKEHQADAENLNDKELKKLRNKQRRAQKKAQLEEEKKNAEKEKQLKNQKKKKEDDDEEIGGPKEELIPDKLAKVENPLEEAVKFLTPLKNLVKNKIETHLLAFEIYFRKEKYLLMLQSVKRAFSMEPSHPWLHQCLVRFFKGVSDSKDLPEAVRTVLKQEISRLFGESNPQSFNKNYLSQHSNSIPHRVAAAKMMFYLDPSSDKMASELATALDESLNGRGITICTEVLEALRDGNLGDGQQKAAEVYRAACNKLYPHTLAFMPPGYEDNASTINANGDLSAGEHDDMANDM, via the exons ATGCCCTCAATTACTCTACCGCCGAAGGAGAATGCTCTCTTCAAGAGAATATTG AGATGCTACGAGCACAAGCAGTACAGAAATGGACTCAAGTTCTGCAAACAGATCCTCTCCAACCCAAAGTTCACAGAGCATGGAG AGACACTGGCGATGAAAGGCCTGACCCTGAACTGCCTGGGGAAGAAGGAGGATGCGTATGAGCTGGTGAGACGAGGCCTGCGCAACGACCTCAAGAGCCATGTCT GCTGGCATGTGTACGGTCTGCTGCAGCGGTCGGATAAGAAGTACGACGAGGCCATCAAGTGCTACCGCAACGCTCTGAAGTGGGACAAAGACAACCTGCAGATCCTCAGGGACCTTTCACTGCTCCAAATCCAGATGAGAGATCTGGAGGGCTACAGG gagaCCCGCTATCAGCTCCTGCAGCTGCGTCCAGCGCAGAGAGCCTCCTGGATCGGCTACGCCGTGGCCTACCACCTGCTGGAGGACTTTGAGATGGCCGCCAAGATCGTCGAAGAGTTCCGCAAAACACAACAG ACATCGCCGGACAAAGTGGACTACGAGTACAGTGAGCTGCTGCTGTACCAGAACCAGGTGCTCAGGGAGGCGGGGCTGTTCAAGGAAGCACTGGAGCACCTCACAACCTATGAGAAACAGATCTGTGACAAGCTTGCTGTGGAGGAgaccagag GAGAGCTGCTGCTGCAGCTAGACCGCTCGGAGGAGGCCACAGAAGTCTACCGACAACTCCAGGAGAGGAACCCTGAGAACTGGGCCTACTACCAGGGTCTGGAGAAAGCACTGAAACCAG TTAGTATAGAGGAGCGGCAGAAGCTCTATGAGGAGGCGTGGGTGAAGTATCCCAAAGGACTGGTTCCCCGGAGGCTGCCTCTCACCTTCCTCACAG GTGAGAAGTTCCGTGAATGTCTGGACTGCTATCTGAGGACCAACTTCAGTAAAGGCTGTCCGCCTGTCTTCACCACTCTGAAGTCCCTGTATCACGACAAGGAAAAG GTGTCAATCGTTGAAGAATTAGTGGTTGGATACGAGACGTGTTTGAAAAGCTGTCGAATGTTCAATCAAAACG atggTGGTAAGGAGGAGCCCCCCACCACTCTACTGTGGGTCCAGTATTTCCTGGCGCAGCACTTTGACCACGTGGGCCAGCAGACGCTAGCCCTGGACTACATCAACACAGCCATCGAGAGCACACCCACGCTCATAGAACTGTTCCTCATCAAGGCCAAGATATACAAG CATGCAGGTAACATAAAGGAAGCAGCCAGGTGGATGGATGAGGCCCAGGCTCTGGACACTGCTGACCGCTTCATCAACTCAAAATGTGCCAAGTACATGTTGAAGGCCGGCCTGGTCAAAGAGGCTGAGGAGATGTGCTCAAAGTTCACACgg GAGGGTGCGTCGGCAGTAGAGAATCTCAATGAGATGCAGTGTATGTGGTACCAGACAGAATGTGCTCTGGCCTACAAGTCCATGAACAAGTTTGGAGACGCTCTCAAGAAGTGCCATGAGATCGAGAGG CATTTTGTGGAGATCACGGACGACCAGTTTGACTTCCACACGTACTGCATGAGGAAGATGACGCTGCGATCCTACGTGGACCTGCTCAAGCTGGAGGACGTGCTGCGCATGCACCCCTTCTACTACAAAGCTGCCCGCACCGCCATCCAGATCTACCTCGGCCTGCACGACAACCCACTCACCGACGACAACAAGGAACACCAGGCCGACGccg AGAACCTGAATGACAAAGAGCTGAAGAAGCTGAGGAACAAGCAGAGACGAGCCCAGAAGAAAGCCCAactagaggaggagaagaagaacgCCGAGAAGGAGAAACAGCTGAAGaaccagaagaagaagaaagaggacGACGACGAGGAGATCGGAGGACCCAAGGAGGAGCTCATACCAGATAAACTAGCCAAG GTGGAGAACCCACTCGAGGAGGCAGTAAAGTTTTTAACCCCCCTGAAAAACCTGGTGAAGAACAAGATTGAGACACACCTCCTGGCCTTCGAGATCTACTTCAGGAAAG AGAAGTACCTGCTGATGTTGCAGTCAGTGAAGAGAGCGTTCTCCATGGAGCCCTCCCACCCTTGGCTGCACCAGTGTCTAGTGCGCTTCTTCAAAggag TGTCAGACAGTAAGGACCTACCAGAGGCTGTGCGGACTGTTTTGAAGCAGGAGATATCACGGCTGTTTGGGGAGAGCAACCCACAGAGCTTCAACAAGAACTACCTGAGCCAACACTCCAACTCTATACCACACCGTGTGGCTG CTGCTAAGATGATGTTCTATCTGGACCCGTCCTCGGACAAGATGGCCTCTGAGCTGGCTACAGCGCTGGATGAATCCCTCAATGGGAGAGGCATCACG ATCTGCACAGAGGTGCTGGAGGCACTGCGTGATGGAAATCTGGGCGACGGGCAGCAAAAGGCAGCAGAGGTGTACCGCGCTGCATGTAACAAGCTGTACCCCCACACCTTGGCCTTCATGCCCCCTGGTTACGAGGACAACGCCTCCACCATCAACGCCAACGGAGACCTGTCAGCCGGCGAGCACGACGACATGGCAAATGACATGTGA
- the LOC115172275 gene encoding ras-related protein Rab-33B: MASVESSMEFTSSLTVSSHLPPPRTRIFKIIVIGDSGVGKTCLTYRFCAGKFPEKTEATIGVDFREKLIEIDGETIKVQLWDTAGQERFRKSMVQHYYRNVHAVVFVYDVTSAASFRSLPTWIEECKQHALGQEVPRILVGNKCDLQNSVQVGTDLAQQFADAHSMPLFETSAKNPSGDSIRGSSDHVEAIFMTVAHKLKSQKPLILSQLPRVRGGLLGGDTVTLIRGRDEGEEKVSWTCSC, from the exons ATGGCAAGTGTGGAGTCGTCGATGGAATTCACCAGTTCGCTGACTGTCTCGTCTCATCTTCCGCCACCACGGACACGGATTTTCAAGATCATAGTGATTGGGGACTCCGGGGTGGGCAAGACCTGCCTCACCTACCGATTCTGTGCGGGCAAGTTTCCGGAGAAAACCGAGGCCACGATCGGGGTGGACTTTCGGGAGAAACTTATCGAGATTGACGGCGAGACAATCAAG gtCCAGCTATGGGACACGGCGGGCCAGGAGCGTTTCCGTAAGAGCATGGTGCAGCACTACTACCGCAATGTGCACGCTGTGGTGTTCGTGTACGACGTGACCAGCGCCGCCAGCTTCCGCAGCCTCCCGACCTGGATCGAGGAGTGTAAGCAGCACGCCCTGGGCCAGGAGGTCCCGCGGATCCTGGTGGGCAACAAGTGTGACCTGCAGAACTCTGTCCAGGTGGGCACGGACTTGGCCCAGCAGTTTGCCGACGCCCACTCTATGCCCCTGTTCGAGACGTCCGCCAAGAACCCCAGCGGTGACAGTATCCGGGGGAGCAGCGATCACGTGGAGGCCATCTTCATGACGGTGGCCCACAAGCTGAAGTCCCAGAAGCCTCTGATACTTAGCCAGCTGCCCAGGGTTAGGGGGGGACTGTTAGGGGGGGACACGGTAACCCTGATAAGGGGGAGGGACGAGGGCGAGGAGAAGGTGAGCTGGACCTGCAGCtgctga